The genomic interval TCGCTGATGCCAAAGCGCGACATCAGCGCCGGCTTCGGCTCGTCCTCGGTACGGATGATCTCAATCACTTCGTCGATATTGAGGAACGCCACCAGCAAACCTTCAAGGATATGCAGGCGCTTAAGCACTTTCTCCAGACGATGGTTCAGACGACGGCGCACCGTATCGCGGCGGAACGTTAGCCATTCGGTCAGGATCTCCAGCAGGTTTTTCACCGCCGGGCGTCCGTCGAGGCCAATCATGTTCAGGTTGATGCGGTAGCTTTTTTCCAGATCGGTGGTGGCGAACAGGTGGTTCATCACCTGCTCCATGTCCACGCGGTTAGAGCGCGGCACGATCACCAGACGGGTCGGGTTTTCATGGTCAGATTCGTCACGCAGGTCGTCCACCATCGGCAGCTTTTTATTGCGCATCTGGGAGGCGATCTGCTCCAGCACTTTGGCACCGGAAACCTGATGCGGCAGCGCGGTGATCACCACGGCGCCGTCCTCTTTATTCCACACCGCGCGCATGCGCACGGAGCCGCGACCGTTCTGGTAGATTTTGCGGATTTCCGCGCGCGAGGTGATGATCTCAGCTTCGGTTGGGAAATCTGGCCCCTGCACGATATCCAGCAGCTCGTCGAGCGTGGCTTTTGGCTGCTCGATCAGAGTGATGGCGGCTTTCGCCACTTCACGCAGGTTGTGCGGCGGAATGTCCGTCGCCATGCCGACCGCAATACCGGTAGTGCCGTTCAGCAGGATGTTCGGCAGACGCGCAGGCAGCATCTTCGGCTCCTGCATCGTACCGTCGAAGTTTGGCACCCAGTCGACGGTTCCCTGGCCCAGCTCGCCCAGCAGCACTTCGGCATATTTAGAGAGACGGGATTCGGTATAACGCATCGCCGCGAAGGATTTCGGATCGTCCGGCGCCCCCCAGTTCCCCTGACCGTCCACCAGCGGATAGCGGTAAGAGAACGGCTGGGCCATCAGCACCATCGCTTCGTAACAGGCGCTGTCGCCGTGCGGATGGTATTTACCCAGTACGTCACCGACGGTACGGGCGGATTTCTTGAACTTGGCGGTGGCGTTCAGCCCCAGTTCGGACATCGCATACACGATGCGGCGCTGAACGGGCTTCAGGCCATCCCCGATAAACGGCAACGCCCTGTCCATGATGACGTACATGGAGTAGTTCAGGTAGGCGTTTTCCGTGAATTCATGTAGCGCGAGGCGCTCTGCCATATCGCTCATTACGTGTGATTCCTCAACTCAGAAACCGAAGGGTTTCAGGCAATATTGCCGCAGATACTACCTCATCTGATGAATTGAGTCACAAAGAAAAAGGGCCGCGTATGCGGCCCTTTTCGGGTTATTTGTTCAGCTTAATAACCTGCTTCACGTCGATTTCAAACTCGTTCCAGTCTTTATCGACTTTACCCTGCAGTTCAACTTTATCCTGCGGAGTGACGGTCACGCCGTTCCAGCGCTTGTGGTCAATCTCAACGACCACCGTGCCGGACTCATCGCGGAAGGTGTAGCGGTCATCTGACAGGCGCTCGGTAATGTTCCCGCGCAGCTTCACCCAGGCATCGTCCTTCAGGTCTTTCACTTTTGCCGCGGTGGTGAGGTTGGCGTTGTTATCGACAAAACCGCCCTGCTGAGTTTGCGTCTGGGTCTGTGTGGCCGATGGGCCAGTAAAACCGCCCTGAGCAGCAAAGACCGGCGCGGTGGTCATCATCATGATGGCAGCAATTGCAGCGAATTTTTTCATCTTCATCTCTCCCTTTAATGTCGTTTCGCAATCCATTTAACAGGGTAATCCTTAACAACTTCTTAAGGGGAAAATTTATTTATTTTTTCTGTACAGCAGACGCTCACAGAGGGTTTACTGGCGGCATCAAGGAGGGAACATGCGCATTTTACTGGTAGAAGATGACAAATTAATCGGCGATGGTATCAAGGCGGGATTAAGCAAAATGGGCTTTAGCGTGGACTGGTTTACCGACGGAAAAACCGGCCAGGCCGCGCTCTCCTCTGCGCCCTATGATGCCGTGGTGCTGGATCTGACGCTGCCGGAAATTGACGGTCTGGACATCCTGCGCGCGTGGCGCGAAAGCGGGCACGGCGAGCCAGTATTAATTCTGACGGCGCGGGATGCGCTGAACCAGCGCGTCGAGGGGCTGCGTCTGGGCGCGGATGATTATCTCTGTAAGCCGTTCGCGCTGATCGAAGTGGGTGCCCGCCTCGAGGCGCTGGTCCGCCGCAGCCACGGCCAGGCGCGTAGCGAGCTACGTCACGGGAAGGTCACGCTCGATCCGACCCGTCTCGTCGCCACGCTGGACGGCGAGCCGCTGACGCTCAAGCCGAAAGAGTTCGCGCTGCTGGAACTGTTAATGCGTAACGCAGGCCGCGTGCTGCCGCGAAAGCTGATCGAGGAAAAACTCTATACCTGGGACGACGACGTCTCCAGCAACGCCATTGAGGTTCACGTCCATCATTTGCGCCGCAAGCTTGGCAGCGAATTTATCCGCACCGTGCACGGTATCGGCTACACCCTGGGTGACGCATGAAACTGAGCCTGAAACTCCGCCTGACGCTTCTCTTCCTGCTGCTCTCTCTGACGGCATGGTTTGCCGCCAGCCTGGTGGCCTGGCAGCAGACCACCCACAAGCTCGATAAGCTCTTTGACACGCAGCAGATGCTGTTTGCCAAACGGCTGCTGACGATGGATCTGGACGAGATCCGCGCCCCCGAACGCATGCGTGACATCCCGAAAAAAGTAAAGCACGGTCGTCTGGATGACGACGCGCTGGCTTTTGCCATTTACGCCGTCGACGGCAAAATGCTCCTGAACGACGGTGAAAACGGGCGCGATATCCCGTACCACTATCGCCGCGACGGGTTCGATAACGGGCAACTGCAGGGCGACAACGACGAGTGGCGCTTCCTGTGGCTGACCTCACCCGACGGGAAGTACCGCGTGGTGGTCGGTCAGGAGTGGGAGTATCGGCAGGATATGGCGCTGGACGTGGTCAGCTCGCAGCTAACCCCCTGGCTGGTGGCGCTGCCCGTGATGTTGCTGCTGCTGGTTTTCCTCCTGAGCCGGGAGCTAAAGCCGCTGAAAAAGCTGGCGCAGACCCTGCGCTCCCGCTCGCCGGATGCCACCGATAAACTGCCGACGGAGGGTGTTCCTACGGAAGTGCGCCCCCTGCTCGACGCGCTGAATCATCTCTTCGCGCGCACCCAGGAGATGATGACCCGCGAGCGCTGCTTTACGTCCGACGCCGCCCACGAGCTGCGCAGCCCGCTGGCTGCCCTGAAGGTGCAAACTGACGTGGCGCAGCTCTCTCATGACGATCCGCTGGCGCGGGAAAAGGCGCTGATGCAGCTGCATGCGGGCATCGACCGCGCTTCCCGGCTGGTGGATCAGCTCCTCACGCTGTCGCGTCTGGACTCGCTGGATAGCCTGGACGGCGTAGAACCGATCGCGATAGCCGATTTGTTACAGTCCGCGGTAATGGACATCTACCCCCCGGCGCAGCAGGCGGGCATTGATATTCGCCTGAACATCCATGCACCAGAGGTTACACGCACGGGCCAGCAGCTGCTTCTGAGCCTGCTGGTGCGTAACCTGCTGGATAACGCAATTCGTTACAGCCCGCGCGGCAGCGTGGTGGACGTGACGCTGGACGCGCGAAGCTTTACCGTGCGCGACAACGGCCCAGGCATTTCACCTGACGCGCTGGTGCGCATCGGCGAGCGTTTTTATCGTCCACCGGGTCAGGAAGCCAGAGGAAGCGGGCTGGGATTATCCATCGTAAAACGCATCGCCGCCCTGCACGGAATGCGCGTTTCGCTGAACAATGCCCCTGAAGGCGGTTTTGAAGCAAAGGTCAGCTGGTAAGGGATTATTGCGTTTAATGCAAAAGACTTTGCACATTTTGCTCATTTTACCGCACCGTCCTCGCGCGTAGAATACTCGCCATACTCTCATCATCGAGGACAACTAATGAGCAACATTCTGATTATCAACGGCGCAAAAGAATTTGCGCACTCTAAAGGCCAGCTGAATGACACCCTGACCGAGGTCGCGGACGGTTACCTGCGCGACGCCGGGCATGATGTTAAGGTCGTGCGTGCAGACAGCAGCTACGACGTGAAAGCCGAAGTGCAGAACTTTCTGTGGGCTGACGTGGTGATCTGGCAGATGCCAGGCTGGTGGATGGGCGCGCCGTGGACCGTAAAAAAATACATGGACGACGTGTTCACTGAAGGTCACGGCTCACTGTATGCCAGCGATGGCCGCACCCGCTCTGACGCCTCCAAAAAATACGGCTCGGGCGGCCTGATTCAGGGCAAAAAATATATGCTCTCGCTGACCTGGAACGCCCCCCTGGAAGCCTTCACCGAGAAAGATCAGTTCTTCGAAGGCGTGGGCGTAGACGGTGCGTACCTGCCGTTCCACAAGGCGAATCAGTTCCTGGGCATGGATCCGCTGCCGACGTTTATCGTCAACGACGTGATTAAAATGCCTGACGTCCCGCGCTATATCGCAGAATATCGCAAGCATCTCGCGGAAATTTTTGCTTAACTGGTAGCCTGGAATTAAAGGAGTAGTAAACATGCTTACCGTTATCGCAGAAATCCGTACTCGTCCAGGTCAACATCACCGTCAGGCGGTGCTGGATCAGTTCGCGAAAATTATCCCGACCGTACTGAAGGAAGAAGGCTGCCACGGCTATGCGCCGATGGTGGATGCTGCCACTGACGCCAGCTTCCAGGCGACCGCGCCAGACTCGATCATCATGGTTGAGCAGTGGGAAACCGTCGCGCATCTTGAAGCGCACCTGCAAACCCCGCACATGAAAGCGTGGAGTGACGCGGTGAAGGGTGACGTGCTGGAAACCCACATCCGTATTCTGGAGCAAGGGGTTTAAGTTTCCCCTCACCCCAGTCCTCACCCACAGGGAGAGGGAAGACAGATCCAGGCCCGGTGAGCGTCAGCGCCATCGGGCTTTGTTTTTAGCTGCTTTTCTTCCCAGGCTTTAACCCGCGATGTAGTTCGTTGATGCGCTTCATCGACCTGATGGTGCGCTGCGGCTCGGTGGCGGCCACGGATAAAATGATCATCTCCAGACACAGCAGCACCGTGCCGTGGAGCGGGATTTTGCCTTTTTCTCCGCCGCGCGGAACGTGGATCACCACGCTGGCCTCCTTGCTGAAACACGAATCAAGGGCGTTGGTCAGCAGGATGGTGGGGATCCCCAGACGTTTTGCTTCGCGCAGTGTGGTTTGCCCTTCCCGATGCGCGGATTTCTGCGCCATCATCACCAGCACGTCACCGCGCTGAAGCGCAATCAGCTGTTCCGCAAGCCCTATCCCGGTGCGGTTAAGCGGCGTGGCGGGTAACCCCATACGACTGAACAGCCTGGCGGTGTACTCGGCCAGAATGCCTGATGCGCCAATGCCAAATATGGCGACCTGCCTCGCCTGCGCCAGCAGAGAGACCGCCTGGGCCATCGCGTAGCGATTGTGGGGCTCGGATAACACCTCACAGGTGTGTTGATGCCCCTCCAGCACGAAATCAATGCTCGCGTTGACGTCGCTGGCGAGCGTATTCACCGTGGTGGACATCTTTTCGCTGGAGGTGACCACCGGACCAAACCACTGCTCCAGCGTTTGCTTGAGATCGCGCAGCCCGGCGAAACCCAGTGCCTGAATGGCGCGGACCACCGTGGCATCCGAGGTTTTCAGTTCCGCAGCAATCTCCATTGCGGTCTGCTCCATCACCGCTTCGCGGTTGTCATGGATATAGCGTGCAACCTGCAGCAGACGCGGCGTCAGCTGATGCGCTCGCGCGCGAAAGCGGTCGCCATAGACATCCACGCGCCCTTTCTCTTTGCGGATCACCGTGTCGCCTCCGGCAGCGGACGCCCGGCAATCTGCGACTGCACCTGCGCGGCCATCAGCCCTAACGAGGCGAACGAATTCGAGATGGCCTCTTCACGCGAGATCAGCACGTAATGCCCGGTTCGGCAGGCATTCAGGAACTGACACCAGCCCGGCATGACCGCATCCATCGCCGCCATCTCGTCCTGCGGTTTACCGCCCGTATCCCCGCGCCAGGTGGCGAAGACGAAATCGGCATCCAGCTCCGGCAGGCGCTCGGCGCTGACGTCGATGCGCCCTCCGTCCGGGATGTTCTCAATCAGCGGCGGGAATTTGAATCCTGCGTCGCGCAGCACGCGGCCCAGCGAGTGGTAGCTGTGCATGGCGTTTATCTTTCCCTGATTCGCCTGAATCACGGACACGGTCACCCTGCTGGTATCAACAGTCGCCTTCAGCGCCTTAATCTGCTCCTGATAGCGCCGCTCCAGAACCTTGAGCCGCGCCTGCGTTCCCGTCAGCTGAGCCAGCTTGCGGTAGATCTCCGGCGCGCCGCCGTCGAGATGATCGATGCTTACCGTCGGGGCAATTTTCGCCAGCTGTTCCACCGGGGTGTTGCGGGTCGGCTCGGTAACGATCAGGTCAGGCTTTGCGGCGGCGATGGCTTCAATGTCGATATCGGCCGTACCGATAAATTTAATGTCGGAATTATCGAAGTCGACGCCGGTCAACATGCCGCTGGAGCGCAGAAAGTGGCTGCCGTCCGGCCGGGTGCGGCCATGGCTTGCCACCGGCGGCACGCCAAGCTCAATCAGCGGAATGGTGATATCCAGATCGTGCAAGGAGACAATTCGTTTCGGATGAACCGGCACCACCACTTTTCGGTTCAGATCGTCAGTAAACGTCTGCGTCGGCTCCGCCGCACCTACCGCGAACCCCACCAGCAACAGCATCGAAAACATTACG from Enterobacter sp. JBIWA008 carries:
- the parC gene encoding DNA topoisomerase IV subunit A codes for the protein MSDMAERLALHEFTENAYLNYSMYVIMDRALPFIGDGLKPVQRRIVYAMSELGLNATAKFKKSARTVGDVLGKYHPHGDSACYEAMVLMAQPFSYRYPLVDGQGNWGAPDDPKSFAAMRYTESRLSKYAEVLLGELGQGTVDWVPNFDGTMQEPKMLPARLPNILLNGTTGIAVGMATDIPPHNLREVAKAAITLIEQPKATLDELLDIVQGPDFPTEAEIITSRAEIRKIYQNGRGSVRMRAVWNKEDGAVVITALPHQVSGAKVLEQIASQMRNKKLPMVDDLRDESDHENPTRLVIVPRSNRVDMEQVMNHLFATTDLEKSYRINLNMIGLDGRPAVKNLLEILTEWLTFRRDTVRRRLNHRLEKVLKRLHILEGLLVAFLNIDEVIEIIRTEDEPKPALMSRFGISETQAEAILELKLRHLAKLEEMKIRGEQNELEKERDQLQAILASERKMNTLLKKELQADADAFGDDRRSPLHEREEAKAMNEHDMQPSEPVTIVLSQSGWVRSAKGHDIDAPGLSYKAGDSFKAAVKGKSNQPVAFIDSTGRSYAIDPITLPSARGQGEPLTGKLTLPPGATVDHMLMEADDQKLLLASDAGYGFICTFNDLVSRNRAGKALISLPDNAHVMAPLVIENESDMLLAITTAGRMLMFPVSDLPELSKGKGNKIINIPSAEAAKGEDGLAHLFLLPPQSTLTIHVGKRKIKLRPEELQKVVGERGRRGSLMRGLQRIDRVEIDSPARSTAGDSEE
- a CDS encoding NirD/YgiW/YdeI family stress tolerance protein, whose amino-acid sequence is MKKFAAIAAIMMMTTAPVFAAQGGFTGPSATQTQTQTQQGGFVDNNANLTTAAKVKDLKDDAWVKLRGNITERLSDDRYTFRDESGTVVVEIDHKRWNGVTVTPQDKVELQGKVDKDWNEFEIDVKQVIKLNK
- the qseB gene encoding quorum sensing response regulator transcription factor QseB is translated as MRILLVEDDKLIGDGIKAGLSKMGFSVDWFTDGKTGQAALSSAPYDAVVLDLTLPEIDGLDILRAWRESGHGEPVLILTARDALNQRVEGLRLGADDYLCKPFALIEVGARLEALVRRSHGQARSELRHGKVTLDPTRLVATLDGEPLTLKPKEFALLELLMRNAGRVLPRKLIEEKLYTWDDDVSSNAIEVHVHHLRRKLGSEFIRTVHGIGYTLGDA
- the qseC gene encoding quorum sensing histidine kinase QseC, whose protein sequence is MKLSLKLRLTLLFLLLSLTAWFAASLVAWQQTTHKLDKLFDTQQMLFAKRLLTMDLDEIRAPERMRDIPKKVKHGRLDDDALAFAIYAVDGKMLLNDGENGRDIPYHYRRDGFDNGQLQGDNDEWRFLWLTSPDGKYRVVVGQEWEYRQDMALDVVSSQLTPWLVALPVMLLLLVFLLSRELKPLKKLAQTLRSRSPDATDKLPTEGVPTEVRPLLDALNHLFARTQEMMTRERCFTSDAAHELRSPLAALKVQTDVAQLSHDDPLAREKALMQLHAGIDRASRLVDQLLTLSRLDSLDSLDGVEPIAIADLLQSAVMDIYPPAQQAGIDIRLNIHAPEVTRTGQQLLLSLLVRNLLDNAIRYSPRGSVVDVTLDARSFTVRDNGPGISPDALVRIGERFYRPPGQEARGSGLGLSIVKRIAALHGMRVSLNNAPEGGFEAKVSW
- a CDS encoding NAD(P)H-dependent oxidoreductase; translation: MSNILIINGAKEFAHSKGQLNDTLTEVADGYLRDAGHDVKVVRADSSYDVKAEVQNFLWADVVIWQMPGWWMGAPWTVKKYMDDVFTEGHGSLYASDGRTRSDASKKYGSGGLIQGKKYMLSLTWNAPLEAFTEKDQFFEGVGVDGAYLPFHKANQFLGMDPLPTFIVNDVIKMPDVPRYIAEYRKHLAEIFA
- a CDS encoding putative quinol monooxygenase; amino-acid sequence: MLTVIAEIRTRPGQHHRQAVLDQFAKIIPTVLKEEGCHGYAPMVDAATDASFQATAPDSIIMVEQWETVAHLEAHLQTPHMKAWSDAVKGDVLETHIRILEQGV
- a CDS encoding MurR/RpiR family transcriptional regulator, with product MIRKEKGRVDVYGDRFRARAHQLTPRLLQVARYIHDNREAVMEQTAMEIAAELKTSDATVVRAIQALGFAGLRDLKQTLEQWFGPVVTSSEKMSTTVNTLASDVNASIDFVLEGHQHTCEVLSEPHNRYAMAQAVSLLAQARQVAIFGIGASGILAEYTARLFSRMGLPATPLNRTGIGLAEQLIALQRGDVLVMMAQKSAHREGQTTLREAKRLGIPTILLTNALDSCFSKEASVVIHVPRGGEKGKIPLHGTVLLCLEMIILSVAATEPQRTIRSMKRINELHRGLKPGKKSS
- a CDS encoding iron-siderophore ABC transporter substrate-binding protein, with protein sequence MRVMFSMLLLVGFAVGAAEPTQTFTDDLNRKVVVPVHPKRIVSLHDLDITIPLIELGVPPVASHGRTRPDGSHFLRSSGMLTGVDFDNSDIKFIGTADIDIEAIAAAKPDLIVTEPTRNTPVEQLAKIAPTVSIDHLDGGAPEIYRKLAQLTGTQARLKVLERRYQEQIKALKATVDTSRVTVSVIQANQGKINAMHSYHSLGRVLRDAGFKFPPLIENIPDGGRIDVSAERLPELDADFVFATWRGDTGGKPQDEMAAMDAVMPGWCQFLNACRTGHYVLISREEAISNSFASLGLMAAQVQSQIAGRPLPEATR